Proteins co-encoded in one Microcebus murinus isolate Inina chromosome 5, M.murinus_Inina_mat1.0, whole genome shotgun sequence genomic window:
- the TBPL1 gene encoding TATA box-binding protein-like 1 translates to MDADSDVALDILITNVVCVFRTRCHLNLRKIALEGANVIYKRDVGKVLMKLRKPRITATIWSSGKIICTGATSEEEAKFGARRLARSLQKLGFQVIFTDFKVVNVLAVCNMPFEIRLPEFTKNNRPHASYEPELHPAVCYRIKSLRATLQIFSTGSITVTGPNVKAVATAVEQIYPFVFESRKEIL, encoded by the exons ATGGATGCAGACAGTGATGTTGCATTGGACATTCTAATCACAAATGTAGTCTGTGTTTTTAGAACAAGATGCCATTTGAACTTAAGGAAGATAGCTTTGGAGGGAGCAAATGTAATTTATAAGCGTGATGTTGGA aaagtatTAATGAAGCTTAGAAAACCTAGAATTACTGCTACAATTTGGTCCTCAGGAAAAATTATTTGCACTGGAGCAACAAG TGAAGAAGAAGCTAAATTTGGTGCCAGACGTTTAGCCCGCAGTCTGCAGAAACTAGGTTTTCAG GTAATatttacagattttaaggttgtTAACGTTTTGGCAGTGTGTAACATGCCGTTTGAAATCCGTTTGCCAGAATTCACAAAGAACAATAGACCTCATGCCAG TTATGAACCTGAACTTCATCCTGCTGTGTGCTATCGGATAAAGTCTCTAAGAGCTACATTACAGATTTTTTCAACGGGAAGTATCACAGTAACAG GGCCCAACGTAAAGGCTGTTGCTACTGCTGTGGAACAGATATACCCATTTGTGTTtgaaagcaggaaagaaattttataa